Proteins co-encoded in one Natronorubrum daqingense genomic window:
- a CDS encoding DUF7289 family protein, whose product MTVQSGDQSLPSSLRGQSTVLGIVLLIGMVAVGSTALFLVAVDSTESIEHESEQDRIENGFIELGHQMASASSGNDVTQSLNLDVGDEGTVASKDTGNIHIQGEDVDTNVSIGAIEYESNNGEKVAYQAGGVFHETMDETQVKSSPPIHYDDQTLSFPIVELAEEGDLNSGDISLEHEETENIHNPNTVEGETVSINVTSQYYLGWKEHFEQTVGDEGDAVQDYGQINESHGYVDVEFGLTSVEAVFENAVVTDEKPPSGDAGGIHGTSLYGDDVNISNIDSQVTSAIADANESHDSLSESESQISSGDYYVNGDLDNDDYNLDTIDISNGNVSVFVDGSINVSEDIQVTGWEEGNEAQIYTTGDLAIDGDNGMYVGESAYSPGNPGGEGDQENIHAKHLQIYGTSDFRLDMSGNDHYEGIIYAPGGTVTSGGTPTIYGSVVVGEIESIDGASEIIHDNDLDDSFEPRMQSGGQIPPEITYLNVVKHELTVEQN is encoded by the coding sequence ATGACTGTTCAGTCCGGGGACCAATCACTTCCATCATCCCTCCGGGGGCAATCCACAGTACTTGGTATCGTCCTCCTAATCGGGATGGTCGCAGTTGGGAGCACCGCTCTGTTCTTAGTTGCTGTAGACTCTACAGAAAGCATAGAACATGAATCGGAACAAGACCGCATTGAAAACGGGTTCATTGAATTAGGGCATCAAATGGCGTCAGCATCTTCGGGTAATGATGTGACTCAATCACTCAATCTCGATGTTGGGGACGAGGGCACAGTCGCAAGTAAAGACACAGGTAACATACACATTCAAGGAGAGGATGTCGATACAAACGTCTCGATCGGAGCTATTGAATACGAGTCCAATAATGGCGAAAAGGTGGCTTATCAGGCCGGTGGTGTATTCCACGAGACGATGGACGAAACGCAAGTAAAATCGTCCCCACCAATCCACTATGACGATCAAACGCTTAGCTTCCCGATCGTTGAATTAGCTGAAGAAGGAGATTTGAATTCGGGAGACATCTCATTAGAACACGAGGAAACCGAAAATATACACAATCCAAACACAGTTGAGGGAGAAACAGTCAGTATTAACGTTACGAGTCAGTACTATCTCGGTTGGAAAGAACACTTTGAACAAACAGTTGGTGATGAAGGGGATGCAGTACAAGATTATGGCCAGATAAACGAAAGTCATGGCTATGTTGACGTTGAGTTTGGTCTAACTAGTGTTGAAGCAGTCTTTGAGAATGCAGTTGTCACTGATGAGAAACCACCATCCGGTGACGCAGGGGGAATCCATGGAACTTCTCTGTATGGTGATGATGTAAACATTTCAAATATTGATAGTCAAGTAACGAGTGCTATCGCTGATGCAAACGAGAGCCACGATTCGCTCTCAGAGAGTGAAAGTCAAATCTCATCAGGTGACTACTACGTTAACGGTGATCTTGATAATGATGACTACAATTTGGATACCATTGACATTAGTAATGGAAACGTCTCAGTTTTTGTTGATGGATCGATAAATGTAAGCGAAGACATTCAGGTTACAGGCTGGGAGGAAGGCAACGAAGCTCAGATTTATACAACAGGTGATTTAGCTATAGATGGCGACAATGGGATGTATGTTGGCGAATCTGCGTACTCTCCAGGGAATCCTGGAGGGGAAGGTGATCAGGAAAACATCCATGCAAAGCATCTCCAAATATATGGAACCTCTGACTTTAGATTAGATATGAGTGGCAACGATCACTATGAGGGGATAATTTATGCTCCGGGTGGGACAGTCACTAGCGGCGGTACCCCAACGATTTACGGTTCTGTTGTAGTTGGTGAAATTGAATCGATTGATGGTGCGTCAGAGATTATTCATGATAACGATCTTGATGATTCGTTCGAGCCTAGAATGCAGAGTGGCGGTCAAATCCCACCAGAAATTACGTATCTCAACGTCGTAAAACACGAACTAACCGTGGAACAGAACTAG